Proteins encoded together in one Gemmatimonadota bacterium DH-78 window:
- a CDS encoding HEAT repeat domain-containing protein → MSGSLALPHAEAVERAWRAAAAELGGRYGVNPAWKTPGIRVDGTWGVILLESMGGDAGYLTRARAVFQSSERVNLAVSAEGFLASVGKSLGFVQDIELGHPEFDRRFLARGFPPARVKELLAPPVVDLVLAQPFVGIRLGSPGLAPHPPGLRELEVRRTTIVRDAEQLVGMVRIAEALIPRLDPLAGPVRGDTAHLVERLAGVGGVVREHGFGGLVWEGDPPRREAARLLGESGDRAAVPPLIEALGDRDAGVVIAAIGALEQLSAQAAVPRLVRLLGHREDTVEGRTPADHAADALTTLGHGAVAEAVAAALRGEPDGLAAAIGPRRDEVVAAFMRVLASFDLEARVEAARALGVLGAREALPLLREKSRAMGLRTRLSTAAREAIDAIEAQASLPRPAAAAPEDPDTLPRPADAGDRSDGGPTLPRPASPDSDG, encoded by the coding sequence GTGAGCGGGTCGCTCGCCCTCCCCCACGCCGAGGCCGTGGAGCGGGCGTGGCGCGCGGCCGCCGCCGAGCTGGGGGGCCGCTACGGGGTGAACCCCGCCTGGAAGACCCCGGGGATCCGCGTCGACGGTACCTGGGGCGTCATCCTGCTCGAGTCGATGGGCGGAGACGCCGGCTACCTCACCCGCGCCCGCGCCGTCTTCCAGTCGAGCGAACGCGTGAACCTCGCGGTGAGTGCGGAGGGCTTTCTCGCCTCGGTGGGCAAGTCGCTCGGGTTCGTTCAGGACATCGAGCTCGGACACCCGGAGTTCGACCGGCGCTTTCTCGCGCGCGGCTTCCCCCCCGCACGGGTGAAGGAGCTGCTGGCGCCGCCGGTGGTCGACCTCGTCCTCGCCCAGCCCTTCGTCGGGATTCGACTCGGCTCGCCGGGGCTTGCGCCCCACCCGCCGGGTCTCCGGGAGCTGGAGGTCCGGCGCACCACGATCGTGCGCGATGCCGAGCAGCTCGTGGGCATGGTGCGGATCGCCGAAGCGCTGATCCCCCGGCTCGATCCGTTGGCGGGTCCGGTGAGGGGCGACACCGCCCACCTCGTCGAGCGACTCGCCGGGGTGGGCGGGGTGGTGCGCGAGCACGGCTTCGGGGGGCTGGTGTGGGAGGGCGACCCTCCCCGGCGCGAGGCGGCCCGGCTGCTCGGCGAGTCCGGCGATCGCGCGGCGGTGCCCCCCCTGATCGAGGCCCTCGGCGACCGCGACGCCGGCGTGGTGATCGCCGCGATCGGCGCGCTGGAGCAGCTGAGCGCCCAGGCCGCCGTCCCGCGGCTGGTGCGGCTGCTCGGGCACCGCGAGGACACCGTCGAGGGCCGCACCCCCGCCGACCACGCGGCGGATGCGCTGACCACCCTCGGACACGGCGCGGTCGCCGAGGCGGTCGCCGCCGCGCTCCGGGGTGAGCCCGACGGACTGGCGGCTGCGATCGGTCCGCGGCGCGACGAGGTGGTGGCGGCGTTCATGCGAGTGTTGGCGTCGTTCGACCTCGAGGCGCGGGTGGAGGCCGCCCGCGCCCTGGGAGTGCTCGGCGCCCGAGAGGCGCTCCCGCTGCTTCGCGAGAAGTCGCGCGCCATGGGACTCCGCACCCGGCTCAGCACCGCAGCGCGCGAGGCGATCGACGCCATCGAAGCCCAGGCGAGCCTGCCGCGTCCGGCCGCAGCCGCCCCGGAAGACCCCGACACCCTGCCCCGTCCCGCCGACGCCGGAGATCGATCCGACGGCGGGCCGACTCTGCCGCGCCCGGCCTCGCCGGACTCCGACGGCTGA
- a CDS encoding Hsp70 family protein yields MIHWGIDLGTSNTTICEDRSGSPRVVNLPDLAKLEPLTQTPVVPSCVCVLDERAERVLIGQEARDYNWDGTAEGWAAGFKRYLGREHQRTLARVGHREFTARDVARLFVRELADALEAAAGEPVADLTVAVPSDAFEMYRAELRGAFDALDRRSRWRRLRDRLFGGERPFTLRFVDEPVAAALGYGVDIGRDATLVAFDFGAGTMEAALVRIEGGDTARTGRARVLAKQGLRVGGNDIDGWILDALVPTALHDWPEWEVALRWEAERTKLLASAGQEAAFTFRNETWGTLDRAGLEGLLAGRGLLTSMRELLDRLMAEAGERHGVAVSDVDDVLLEGGSTLLPGVRETVGEVFGRDRVREWLPFESVARGACLFAGGGAVDDFIYHDYGIRVRRDDGREEFELLIENGTRFPTADDHVVRYYAPGHDGQEFLNLFVCEVGRVAGRSVAWEQRANGNRYFLPASDGERAFCPCLNEADPALRLDPPGRGSAPRLRVSFMVDADRWLCATVHDLHTKADLQTRAPVVRLR; encoded by the coding sequence TTGATCCACTGGGGCATCGATCTGGGCACGTCGAACACCACGATCTGCGAGGACCGCTCGGGCAGCCCCCGGGTCGTGAACCTGCCCGACCTCGCCAAGCTCGAGCCGCTCACGCAGACGCCGGTGGTGCCGTCGTGCGTGTGCGTGCTCGACGAACGGGCCGAGCGCGTACTGATCGGCCAGGAGGCGCGCGACTACAATTGGGACGGCACCGCCGAGGGGTGGGCCGCCGGATTCAAGCGCTACCTCGGCCGCGAGCACCAGCGCACCCTCGCGCGGGTGGGTCACCGCGAGTTCACCGCCCGCGACGTGGCGCGCCTCTTCGTACGGGAGCTCGCGGACGCCCTCGAGGCCGCGGCGGGCGAGCCGGTCGCCGATCTCACGGTGGCCGTGCCCTCCGACGCCTTCGAGATGTACCGGGCCGAGCTGCGGGGCGCCTTCGACGCGCTCGATCGCCGCTCCCGCTGGCGGCGGCTCCGCGACCGCCTCTTCGGCGGCGAGCGCCCCTTCACGCTGCGATTCGTCGACGAGCCGGTGGCGGCCGCGCTCGGCTACGGCGTCGACATCGGGCGCGACGCCACCCTCGTGGCCTTCGACTTCGGCGCCGGAACCATGGAGGCCGCCCTGGTGCGGATCGAGGGCGGCGACACGGCACGCACCGGACGTGCCCGGGTGCTGGCCAAGCAGGGACTCCGGGTCGGCGGCAACGACATCGACGGCTGGATCCTCGACGCCCTGGTGCCCACCGCGCTCCACGACTGGCCCGAGTGGGAGGTGGCGCTGCGCTGGGAGGCGGAGCGAACCAAGCTGCTGGCCAGCGCGGGACAGGAGGCGGCCTTCACCTTCCGCAACGAGACCTGGGGCACCCTCGATCGCGCGGGTCTCGAGGGACTCCTGGCGGGTCGAGGACTCCTCACCAGCATGCGGGAGCTGCTCGACCGCCTGATGGCGGAGGCGGGAGAGCGCCACGGGGTGGCGGTGAGCGATGTGGACGACGTACTGCTCGAGGGCGGGTCGACGCTCCTGCCCGGAGTCCGCGAAACCGTGGGTGAGGTGTTCGGCCGAGACCGGGTGCGCGAGTGGCTGCCCTTCGAGAGTGTGGCCCGCGGTGCCTGCCTCTTCGCCGGAGGCGGGGCGGTCGACGATTTCATCTATCACGACTACGGCATCCGGGTGCGCCGCGACGACGGCCGGGAGGAGTTCGAGCTCCTGATCGAGAACGGCACCCGCTTTCCCACCGCCGACGACCACGTCGTGCGCTACTACGCGCCGGGGCACGACGGGCAGGAGTTTCTCAATCTCTTCGTGTGCGAGGTGGGCCGGGTCGCCGGCCGGTCGGTGGCGTGGGAGCAGCGGGCCAACGGCAATCGCTACTTCCTTCCCGCGAGCGACGGGGAGCGGGCCTTCTGCCCCTGCCTCAACGAGGCCGATCCCGCGCTGCGCCTCGATCCGCCGGGCCGGGGCAGCGCGCCGCGTCTGCGGGTGTCGTTCATGGTGGACGCCGACCGCTGGCTCTGCGCCACGGTGCACGACCTCCACACCAAGGCCGACCTCCAGACGCGGGCGCCCGTCGTGAGGCTGCGGTGA
- a CDS encoding serine hydrolase, which yields MAAGRRAFTAADPVTPRTLLSHISGLGDAFGFPGYDPAAPLPSVVQILEGHELSNVGPIFMERRPWEAFEYSGGGVTLQQQALEDARGRPFADVLRTDVLEPLGMTRSSFEQPISPANDRNAARAHDDEGRSRGPKWHVYPEMAAAGLWTTASDLARFLVEVQRSVRGESNRVLDRAHAREMITPVGVGDFAVGFSVSKRGQGWYFDHGGSNWGFRGTMAAHTVKGYGMAILTNADQGGALAGEVGRRIQDAYAWDSLTEPVPRGYAPPVQREAVAVDRGVLARYVGTYRLNAELDVVVTLGDDGLLVTPTGQPTLPLFAESETEFFLRAANAQITFVLTANGEVEGLILHQGGRDNRAERIG from the coding sequence GTGGCGGCTGGACGGCGGGCCTTCACGGCCGCCGACCCCGTCACGCCCCGCACCCTGTTGAGCCACATCTCGGGGCTGGGTGACGCCTTCGGCTTTCCGGGCTACGATCCCGCCGCGCCCCTCCCTTCGGTCGTCCAGATCCTCGAGGGCCACGAGCTCTCCAATGTCGGTCCCATCTTCATGGAGCGGCGGCCGTGGGAGGCCTTCGAGTATTCGGGCGGGGGCGTCACTCTTCAGCAGCAGGCCCTGGAGGACGCGCGGGGGCGCCCCTTCGCCGACGTCCTGCGCACCGACGTGCTCGAGCCTCTCGGAATGACCCGGAGCTCGTTCGAGCAGCCCATCTCGCCCGCGAACGACCGCAACGCCGCTCGCGCCCACGACGACGAGGGTCGGTCGCGGGGCCCGAAGTGGCACGTGTACCCCGAGATGGCCGCAGCGGGGCTCTGGACCACGGCGTCCGATCTCGCTCGGTTTCTCGTCGAGGTGCAGCGCTCGGTGCGCGGGGAGTCGAACCGGGTGCTCGACCGCGCGCACGCCAGAGAGATGATCACGCCGGTGGGGGTGGGCGACTTCGCCGTGGGCTTCAGCGTCTCGAAGAGGGGGCAGGGCTGGTACTTCGATCACGGCGGCTCGAACTGGGGCTTCCGGGGCACGATGGCGGCCCACACGGTGAAAGGCTACGGAATGGCGATCCTGACCAACGCGGATCAGGGGGGCGCACTGGCCGGCGAGGTGGGCCGCCGCATCCAGGATGCCTACGCGTGGGACTCTCTCACCGAGCCCGTGCCCCGAGGCTACGCACCGCCGGTCCAGCGCGAGGCGGTCGCCGTAGATCGCGGCGTGCTGGCCCGCTACGTGGGCACCTACCGGCTGAATGCCGAGCTCGACGTCGTGGTGACGCTGGGAGACGACGGTCTTCTCGTCACGCCCACCGGCCAGCCCACCCTGCCCCTCTTCGCGGAGAGTGAAACGGAGTTCTTCCTCCGCGCCGCGAACGCGCAGATCACCTTCGTGCTGACCGCGAACGGCGAAGTGGAGGGGCTGATCCTGCACCAGGGCGGACGCGACAACCGGGCGGAGAGGATCGGTTGA
- a CDS encoding serine hydrolase domain-containing protein: MTPQPHPRRAMPGLAAATALAAALPLAAQSPDPEAMIARIEAAQPDRPGDELAAMTMDELMEHFHVPGMSVAVIHDFDIHWARGYGTADVETGAAVDTETMFQAASMSKPVAAMGSLRAVQDGLFGLDDDVNDILTSWRLDGGPSRPPTPSRPAPC, encoded by the coding sequence ATGACCCCCCAGCCTCATCCCCGACGCGCGATGCCGGGCCTGGCCGCAGCGACCGCACTGGCGGCCGCGCTTCCCCTCGCCGCCCAGTCGCCGGACCCGGAGGCCATGATCGCGCGGATCGAGGCCGCCCAGCCCGACCGGCCGGGTGACGAGCTGGCGGCGATGACGATGGACGAACTCATGGAGCACTTCCACGTGCCCGGCATGAGCGTGGCGGTGATCCACGACTTCGACATCCACTGGGCCCGGGGGTACGGCACCGCCGATGTCGAGACCGGAGCCGCGGTCGACACCGAGACGATGTTCCAGGCCGCGTCCATGAGCAAACCGGTGGCGGCCATGGGCTCGCTCAGGGCGGTCCAGGACGGGTTGTTCGGGCTGGACGACGACGTGAACGACATCCTCACCTCGTGGCGGCTGGACGGCGGGCCTTCACGGCCGCCGACCCCGTCACGCCCCGCACCCTGTTGA
- a CDS encoding helix-turn-helix transcriptional regulator, whose product MNDAKRPGPPDFLPLKATHFHILLSCARGPVHGYGIRREVDDRTEGAILLSAATLYETLQRLEKRGLITETDPPAEGAEEASSRWRFYRTTTLGDAVLAAEVARLESDLTAARAWLARS is encoded by the coding sequence ATGAACGACGCCAAGCGACCCGGACCCCCCGATTTCCTGCCGCTCAAGGCCACTCACTTCCACATTCTGCTCAGCTGTGCTCGCGGGCCGGTACACGGCTACGGAATCCGGCGTGAAGTGGACGACCGCACCGAGGGGGCGATCCTGCTGTCGGCGGCCACGCTGTACGAGACGTTGCAGCGACTGGAGAAGCGCGGATTGATCACGGAGACCGATCCGCCGGCCGAGGGTGCCGAAGAGGCGAGTTCCCGGTGGCGCTTCTACCGCACGACCACGCTCGGCGACGCGGTGCTCGCCGCCGAGGTGGCCCGGCTGGAGTCGGACCTCACGGCGGCCCGCGCCTGGCTGGCCCGGAGCTGA